The Anas acuta chromosome 2, bAnaAcu1.1, whole genome shotgun sequence genomic interval GAACAAGATGAAAGAAAGATTTGGCTGGGTCTCTGAGCTATCCAATATGACCATTGgaccagaaaacattttcaatataGTTAAGGTAAGGATTATCTACTAAAGGGAACTATTTCACAGTGTTGTCTTTCACCTATGCCTTGCTCACACGTATGCTCTTGGGGATTGTGGCTGTTTGCGTATGTGTAATTTTTGGTCTTTATACTGGAAAGTTCTTACTCAGCTTGAATTTACGTATGTTTGATAATCCCTCGATGAGCTGAAACTCCAGAGATTAGAAACTATTTTCCTCTAAATTTGGATGGCTGCCTGACAGGCTAACCCGAATCATCTCTAATAAGAGCAAATTGATACTAGCAGCTTTGGCTGGCCTCGGATTCCCTTCCTGGGCAAACTTCACTGTACCAGCCAGTAACACATCCTTAATGGATCACTGAATATATGTACCTGTCTCTACCTATATATCccaaagcacaaagaaagcaaCTGCTATGCAGGTTATTGCAGTGGAAGCTGCATATCATAAAGAGTAGCTGTCAATATTGCAGTGAATACATCATGATTAACTATACATTGCCCACAAGAATACATTCAAGGTAAATTCAATGGATTTTACTAGGCAGGGACAAATCCTGTTCTCCCTTTCAACTCAGAAATCCAGCACACTACTATTACTACAAGAACTTTATACAAAATAATTGTGTAATCCACCAACACCCCCTCACACTCCCTTCACCCCAAAAATCAGGAACAAGGAGATGAGCAATATTTAAGTGCTCTTTCCCAACCAAGTCTGAGCTATCTgctcaggaaaataaagctaCAGATCTAAGTCTGGTTTAGGAAAACACATAGGAATGAGTAACTTCAACCATGCGCACTTCCTTTTGAAATTAATGGAACAACTCAAACATAAGTTTTCATTAAGAGATCAGAAGCTCTTTATACGCATAGTTCATGGTTTAAATACTAACTTACAGTTGTTAAACACGGTCTTGCAGTGCCGTGTcacctcttcctgctgcttaCAATAGGCTTTGGTATAAACTCAAGACACCCACTGTCTTTTCAGAAcaaagtaatttaaagaaagtagacaagtttaaaatattctttggtTTAATCTTCTCTTATTAAAGATGGAAGGCACAGTAGGtataaacaaaactgaaagcacACAGCAGGTTGTAGTGTCTAAAGTACGGATTTGCTGTCTTCTAGGTGGTACCTGGGGATCCCTCTGGTGCAAATGAAACTGTGGTAGATGTGAATATTCTGACTTCGCCTACTTTCACCATTAAAGTTCCTCCCAACTTAGACCCACAGAGTGCTGAATTCATTGAATACATAGCTGGAAAAGCACTGCAACTATACAAGCAGAATTTTTAAGTGGTAAGTtcattctcttctccttttataGAGAACACAGTTCTTCATAAGAGATGTTTACATTGCAATAAACATTAGATGGAACAGAATTCAGCCATGGTATGTTCAAGACCATCTCCTTAGAAACAATGTATTGATTGAGAGACAAACACAAgtgttacagaaaacaaaaacaaatgctcAATGTTCCAGCCTGCAAAATGCAGACAAGATGATATTAAAAGACTTTGCTTATTTAACTGTGAAACCCTCGATCTTTAAGTAACATCTGGGATGAGGTAATGTAATGACAAATATTCCATCAGAAAAGAATTGCCTTGCAACCACAGTCCAGAGCTTTGGCATCAGACACCATGTCTTCGCCTCCATTAATCAAGTACAAACTGAAATTACCACTATtcataatgtgtttttttttttattattattatttttggtggtgtttAAGAGCATGCTCCATGTTATTTTTGACAATAAAGGACTGAAAAGTTAGGGCCAGCATCATGACTTGAAATAGTCGCTTTGCCATAAAATTTGCACATTAGCAGTGCTCTGCTCAGAGTAGCAGTTAACCAAGTCTGCAATTTGACTTGTAGGAGTGTGCAGAGGAAAATCCTCCCCACAGCCTTCTAACCATTTCTGTAGGAATTGCTCATGGAGGCCTCGCTCTGCGTCTATGAGATTTCcagatggggagggaggaacGAGGCCAGAGAGGCAAGGGCAAACATTGCTTCAAATTATCTCACCCCATGGGGAAACTCTAGGAAAGATAGCGCGTTTTTTAGGTGGTATCATGCTACTGGTGATACCATGCTGCCATGGGGCTAGCCACAAAACCTGGAGGAACTGTGAGGAGCTCTGTCATGCACAGCTCTAGCAGCCACCAATGCTCACAAATGGCAATCCTAGAGGCCAGAGTCACAAGAGGTGCAGACCTACAAGCACTGCAGTGTCCCACCGATGTGCTGAGGAGGCACTAGACTCAGAGATGGCTCCTCTTCAGGTCACTGAGTGTCTGACAGCCTCATCTCAGCAAATAAAGCTAGGAAGCATAACCTGAAAGCGTGTAGAAGTCTCTGAAGGaacataaaaaggaagaaaagaaaatgtcagtgttttgttttttttttttactgactgTCATTACTTTAGGTCAGACTCACAATTTTTAAACAGATGAGAGGTCCTCCATCAGAGAGGCTGAGGTGGCCTGGCCTGCAGAATTTAGACAGAATACAGTAAGACTCACCACGAATTTCGATTATGTTTATGTTGGtgaaattatattatatttaaaatacatagtttttaatatttgtaagcatacaaaataaatttctccCACAACTGATATACAGTTTGCCTTCAAAATTCTCTGTAATTTCTATAGTTATTGATAATATATACTCTTTCAGATCATATAAGACTAATCTTCATGCCCTTATGatgacaaaattaatttctttagtCTGATTATAATTTTTAGCCTGAATTGCCTATGCAACACATCTTGTATATGCATTTCATACCCAAGAAAAGTAAGTGGTGTTAGTTTCCAAACTGCAATACCATTTTATGTTCCATTTGCACAACAAATTCAGGGTACGTGGAAgtatgatgaaagaaaaaacaaaagctccaCAAGGAAATGGAATGCTCCACAagaagtgaaaaagagaaaaaaatccgCTTCGGCCTGTTTTTCATGTTGTATAAGTTTTTACAGCAGGACACTGATACATTCCCCATACATTTAATTGTCAAACatctttcagattaaaaataaattatttatttatttttctcctaggAAAGAAGACGTGTGAAATCTTACATCCTGAAATCCAGTATACTCTCCTTAGGTGAAATACTCCTTAGCTCGATGTACAGCTCATTGTTGAATGCCTATGGTTATAGTAGCTGCatataaatacaattttgcTTAATAAATACCATGATGTATCAGCTAGCAACTGATGACTGTAGCAATCTTTTAATTGGAAAACAAATTCAATCCCATTTTAAGTgtcatttgtttaaataaaatattatttatgttgTAAATTAGGTAATCTTTGATAACCAGCTATGGTCCTGTTTATGCAAAGATTTAAGGAAATAATCAGCTCTAAGCATGCAAATAATTCCTATTTGCATACTTAAATTCAGGCACATTTTTAAGCCTTTTCCAGATTGGTCCCTACAGATGTTGCACATTCAGCTAAGTCTGAATCAACCAGATTTCCATATGCATATAGCATATTATTTTCCAATGAAAactttccatctcttcttccaGTTCCTTTTGATGTTTATAATGCACATTAATTGACTTTTCTGAATATGCAGTAATGAGTAAGTCTTCTGCCTTTGgcacttttttatttgtagtttGCCTCTGGAGCCATAATTAACAGGGAACCCTTTATCAGAAAAGATGTTTGTCTTTTCCTACATTATACACTTTAGCTTGCACGGTATTTGCAAATTATAATAAAGGTTAAGTACTGATACATCTCTTAGAAGCAGAGTTCTGGGTAATTTGGTTTCATTTACTGTGCCTGATATTTCTTAGAATTTTTGGCACAATTTTTGGCACATTTTTGTTCACCATTTTCAACTGTCTTTGCTAACAAAGTtgtattcatttcaaaatgtacaAAACGATACAAGAGACACgagaaaaatagtaattttattGTCTAAATAGTAGGAAAGATACAGTTTGCTGCCTGCTGTAAGGAGAAGTAATGCTTTCTAGCAAACAGTCCTCTGTTCCATTCATCCATTTATCCATCTCCATTCATCCTTCATTATATATGCCTGTATTGCAGGATCCTAATCTTGAGAGATTAGTAGTCATAACTCCTGCAATCACACTAGTAGTTAGAAAGTTGGGTTTTGTCTGAGAGATAAGTGTCTGAGAGATAAGTGACTCTAAGACATACTAGCAAAGAAATATTCAGGGAAGAGCTTGATGAACAGAATCTATCTAGAAAAATTTCAGATGATGCTGCATCAGGAATAATTTCCATCAGTTCAGAAGGCACAAGTCAGAATGCAAAACGATGCTGAAAAATGGGGGAGAGAAGCGGAGATCGACAGGATGAAACTCAGTAAGAGCCAGCACCGAGTGCTACCCGTGGTGAGAAGGTATGGCAGAGAAGGAGCCCAGCTGTAAAAGCACGGGTGGGTGTAACACGGGAGGTGAGCCTGTGCATGGGGcatggtgctgcaggagcatctCACAGAAGATGAGGGAGGCAGGTGCCGGGCTGCACTCGGGGCTTTGGGTATTGAGGTCGAAGCAATCCCTCCTGAGGTGTTGCAGCCTGCCAGCACAGGCCGAAGCCTTCTGTCCGGCTACCAAAGAGACCAGAGATGGATTAATTTGCCCGTGGGGTGGAACAAGTGAGAAGTCAGGGCACTTTGGTGCCCAGGCTCGGTTAGGTTTTTGGGAAAGGCCTGCCAGGCTGCGTGCAATGGGgccccaggcagagctgtggggaAAGCCACtgcgggaggggggggagaggaaggggaagcgCTGCTACGCCTGCTCCTCCCAGCGCTGGGCGGGAAAGCAAAACTTCTGCCGGGCTCGGACGAGAGGCCGAGGGCTTGGGGACAGTccgagccggagccggagccccCCAGGCCGGCGGGGACAGCCCGGGCTGCTCACTGCCGCCATGCCTGCGGCGGGGGAGCCGCCGAGCGCGGCTGCTAATGGGCTGGAGCCGATGGCCGGCGAGCTGCAGTACCTGCAGCAGGTCCGGCACATCCTGCAGCACGGGCACCGCAAGGACGAtcgcaccggcaccggcaccatCTCCGTCTTCGGCATGCAGGCTCGCTACAGCCTCAGAGGTCGGCACCGAGGCAGGACCCGCGGCCCCAGAGCCGCCTCGCAGCGCTGGGGGTCGGGCGCCATCTTCTctgcccggggggctgcggaggTGTTtgggggcagccctgcagccccctcgcCCTACTCCAGGCGGCCACGACTCAGGGACACCCCCGGcaatgctttttgtattttaggGAGGAGTGGCAGTGCCCCCGGGTGAGGTGGTGAaaggggggaggtggggagggaacCTTCCTGCTGTGCGGGCAGAGGAGGGAGAACTGGTGAAATAGGTTTGTGTATGCTCGAAAAgtttcccctcagcctcctctgagGTAGGATTGTTTATCCTATAAAAGTGTATCCAAAtcctcctctttctgctttctaCATGCCAGGCCTACGTGGCCCCGCATGCTGCCCCATGGTGTCCCTGGCGGCGCTCTGCAAAATCCCCCTCTGCAAACTATCGACCTCCATCTGCCGCCGCACTTTgctccaggaaaagaaaaggcaggcTCTTATCTTCCTCGGCCCCAATAACTGCATTGCACATCCTTTCCCAGCGTCTTACCTCATCTCCAAAGTCCTGAGCATCAGATGAGGACGCTGTCCTCTGGAGAAAACACTAGGTCAGCTCGCCCTAACAAATTGGTGGTCATCTCTGACAGCTTGTAtctgtatattattttttcagatcaGTTTCCACTGCTAACAACCAAGAGAGTGTTCTGGAAAGGcgtgctggaggagctgctgtggtTTATCAAGGTTCAGTATTTGGATGTCTCTATCAGTAGCAGGCCTGCAAATAATATCAAAACAACTTTCTGGTATGGAATAGGTTAAGGAATTTGGGATGGCTGCGGGTACTTCTGTTCATGCAGCAGAACGCACTGCATGCTCAAGACCATTATCTTCGAGACACTGTGTATTTTAGTGAAGACTATTGCATTGTTGcaaatcattttcttcctctgtttcaaGGGAAATGGCCTCATACAGTGAGTGCTTGTGCTATGCTCTGCAGTTGCAAAGCCTAATACAGTCTCTCTTATTAGTGTTTGTGTAAGAAATAGTAATATGAAGTAGCTTGTAAACAATTTAATGATCCACTTTTTAATATTGAGGTAGATTGTATTGATTTGAATAGAAGCAAGCGGTGaggaaccacagatgcagtaaGACTGATGTAAACATTAGGCTTTTTAGCAGCAAAAAATGAGACCTAATAGAGCTAATAGCTGTAGGTAGAGTACTAAAATTCTGTAGATAATATGTTGCTGTACAAGGGTTCTTGATATGTTGTGACAATGTACTGGTGTGTGAAAATCTACCTAATCATTTCCTAAATAGCAGGACtcaaatacatacatattttttttaagtatcatTTTTCCAGAGATAAAAGGCTAGATACTCCCCAAAACAGAACACTTGTTATGTTGGATTTGTGAGTTTGCTGATTCGGAGTTGTTGAGGAGCTCATTGTTCTACAACTCTTGTTGGATGACTCTAGGTcattttgtaacattttaaatttttgtcaCGCTAACAAGAGGGATTTTAAGACCTTAAGCTCATTATAGGTGGCTTGGGAAAGACAATGTCTAGGCCATCcattttttgtttacttttatccatctgaaagcaaaatgtttttctctgtagaTGTGCATGTGAAATGATATACTGCGGGTGACCTTGAGACTGTACTGTTTGTGTCTTCACAGTTAAAATAATCCTGGGTTAAATAACAGGAGCATAGCATCTCAAACCTCAGTCTAGTATGTTGCTCATAAGATTTATTCTGTCTAAGTGCAAGAACAGCACTAGTATAATAGTATAGTATAATAATCAGACTGTTTATCCTTTATGTTAAAAGTGGAGAGACGCTGTTGAATGGCAAAGCTTAACGCAGCTGTTTTGAATCATGTCGTCTGTGCTGGGATTAGGAGGTAGACTTTGTACTGTCTGTATTTTGTAGGGTTCGACAAATGCCAAGGAGCTCTCTGCAAAGGGTGTGAAGATTTGGGATGCCAATGGATCACGTGAATTCCTGGATAAGCAGGGTTTTGGCACCAGAGAAGAGGGGGATTTGGGACCAGTTTATGGTTTCCAGTGGAGGCACTTTGGAGCAGAATACAAAGATATGCACACAGGTAATcagataaaaatgcatttgattgCTTAGTGGGATGACTGTAACACCTCACTTCCGGAATTCTGTGCATGGTTTGGATTATTGTTAAAAGGACTGTTCACGGGGTGACCTGAAATCGAATGAATAATCAATCTGTCAGAGAGAgtgagttttgctttttattttttaattaactgaaTCTAATTATCCTGAAAGAAGTAGCATTGTATGTTGTAGTTTGGCATTTATAGAACAGAGGAATCATAAGATGCGTGTTACTTTACTTTAATGTAGAGTTGGTATGGGCATTGATAGATGGAAAGATAGGTATTTGTATTGCAAACCAGAAACGTGAGCTAGCTCAGTGTGATGGCAGTGGGACACAGACTGTGCTCTGAATTCTAACACAGGATCCTAACTCCATAATGCACTtgtgctgccaggagctgaTGTTAGTGCACTATGTCCATGGGAGATTGTGGAACAgaaaagtatttccattttagCTGGAACTATATAGGATGTATCCATAGCTGATGATGCTGTGGATAGAATAGCTGTAACAAATTTCGATGTGATGCAATATCTGTTGATACTATTTTCAGTGGAGCTGGTCCATTAAACTCACTCTGAAGTGTCTGGATGGCTCTTTCTAAATCATCGAAGCAGAGGACATGCAAAAACTTAAAAGGACTGCCATAAAAAAtgaatcacaaaaaaaaaaagaatatcccTGTCTGgttggtgtgattttttttaactcatgTGGAATATTAAAATGGctaattgtattttttcctgcattttcttgTCAATGCATTCTCAAAGTTGACATTAGTTATAGATGTTGTACTTAATATTGGCATGTTGACTGCTGGCAGAGTACAGTTTTATGTTAAAACAGGTGGTCCAAATGGTGAACTGACAAGTCTAAAaacttacagaaatgttttatgtttgctttactgaatttaaaagaaCTGAGGCCTAACATAGTGTAGCAAAAATGAACAACATAAATACCCTTAACTTTTGTTGCTAATggattttgttatgttttgctACTAATGGATAGGTAATTAGCTTCAGGAGCTAACAAAACCATTTGAGAAGGCTTCTggcacagtgctgctggcagaagAAATCCCTGAGATGCTAATTATGTATTACTACTTTGCTTCCCAGCCAGCT includes:
- the TYMS gene encoding thymidylate synthase isoform X2 yields the protein MPAAGEPPSAAANGLEPMAGELQYLQQVRHILQHGHRKDDRTGTGTISVFGMQARYSLRDQFPLLTTKRVFWKGVLEELLWFIKGSTNAKELSAKGVKIWDANGSREFLDKQGFGTREEGDLGPVYGFQWRHFGAEYKDMHTDYSNQGVDQLKNVIDMIKTNPDDRRIIMCAWNPKDISLMALPPCHALCQFYVLNGELSCQLYQRSGDMGLGVPFNIASYSLLTYMIAHVTGLKLRSNAASEDRQF